The Bradyrhizobium barranii subsp. barranii genome segment AATGCCTTTACCTGGATCTGAGCGCGTCAACACCGAGAAGTCGGGCAGCATCTTGGGATTCAACGGGCTGCGCGGTCTCTCGGTCGTCCTGGTCTATCTCAATCACAAGTGCGGACTGCAGTTCTACTCGGGCAGCGTCGGCGTCTGGATATTCTTCATCCTGAGCGGCTTCCTGATCATCGGCGAGCTCAACAGGCAGCGAGGCAAGGTCGGGACGGCCGCATCCCGGCCCGCGGCGGAAATCGTCACCTTCTGGGTCAAGCGGGCGACGCGCATCTTTCCCGCATATTATGCGCTTCTCGCCATCCTGTTCCTGACCCGGTCCTATTTTCAGCACGCGGGGCCCGATCTCGGCTTCCGCTATCACGTCGTGTACCTGTCCAACTACTGGATCGGCAGCGTCATCGGCGGGACCGCTGGTCCCTTCGGCGTGCTCTGGACGCTCTCGGTCGAGCAGCAGTTCTACGTGATCGCGCCCTTCCTGTTCATCCTGCTTCCTCTGGAGCGCCATTTCGTCACCTGCATGAGCGTCGTCGTTCTCGGTGTGATCAGCCATTTCCTGATGTATTCGTCGGGCTTCAATCACACGGCCATCCATACCCTGTCGCCGTGGAATTTCAGCCTCATCGCGTTCGGCGGCGCGCTGACGATCTTGCATCTCCAGAGACGGGAATGGGCTCCGAACGGCAACGGCACGTTCGTCTGCCTTCTCATCGTCGGGTTCATGCTGTGCTCGAACGGCGTGATTTACGACGCCCCTTCGTATCTTTCCCCCGCGATCGACATTGCGATCGGGCTGTGCCTGGTCGCGCTGATCTGGTGGGTTCGCGCCAACCAGGACAGTATCTTTGTTCAAGCGCTGGAGTGGAAGCCGCTCGAGCATCTCGGGAAGATCAGCTACGGCTTCTATCTCGTTCACAACTTCATCCCGAACCCGCTCGGCAAGGCGCTCACGCTCTATGGCGGGATGTCGGTGCCCGACAGCGTGAAGATTACCGCGGGCGCAGCCATCGGCTTCGTCATCTCGTACGCTGTCGCGCATGTGTCCTGGAAGTACTTCGAATCGCCGATCCTGCGCAGCCGTCGCGGCCTGACCAAATTCTTCCTGCAATACCTGCCCGAAAATCCCTCGCAGGGCGTGCCGCGAACCGAGCTGAAATAGCCTAGCGGCTCATCCGAAAGCCATCGCCATCGACTGGATAACAGCGATGGCGAATTCGCAGACCCTTCTCCGCGACGAAATGCGAGAACAATTCCCGATCGGCTTCGGGCGCGGTGCAGGTACGTTCGAGCAGAGCGACGCGCGCCTCGGCGCCGGCCGCCTGATAGAACGTAGCTGCGCTTGGGAACAGGCGGGCCTGGAAGATATCGGCGAAGTCCTGGGTGGCGTAATCCCTGAGCTCGGGCGAGGCCGCATTGAAGGCGCGAAGCGCCAGTGGCGCGCGGATGAGTTGGAGCCAGGCCTCGTGTGGCGCGAAGCGATAGGAAAGACTCAGCAGTTCCGCTGTTCGCGGCCCAAAGCCGGCCTGGCGAATTTCGGCCCAGTAGCTGCCGAACCAGCCCAGTGCTTCAGTCGGCGCGCATGCCAGCAAGGCACGGCTCGTCGACGCGACGGCGTCTGCATCGAGATCGATCTGCTTCAGGTCGCCTGCGCGTGTCGATTCGTCGGCGATTGCGAGCTGGAGCAGCAGGAGCTCGCGCAGCGTCTTGGCGCTGCATAGGCGACGGGCGGATGGCAAATTGTCCGATACGATCCGTCTCAGGCGATCGACTTCATACCGCTCGCCGCGCGCGACGCGTCCTGCAATCTGCGGAACCGCGGGATTGGTCACATCCGGGGCGATAGCCGCGATCCACGCTAGCGCGGCTGCGGCAAGCGCGATGGTCGAGCCGCGCAGAAGCCAGCGATAGGCGATCCCCGTTGCCTGTGCCGCCGGCTCGGTGGCGCTAGGCTCCCTCGACATAGTAGCTGTTGTAGTGCGAGCCCTTATACGCCTCGATCCTCTTGAGCATCTTCGGATTGGCGCGATTGAGCACGGCGCCCAGAAGCTTCTTCTGAATGCCTTCGGAGCTCGCCATCGACTCCTGGAGCGCGTTGCGGGTCGTACGGCCCCACTCGATGACGTAAACCATCGCATCGACGAGATGGCTGACAGCCTTGGCGTCGGTGACCGGCATCACCGGCGCCAGATCGATGACGATGTATTCGTATTCCTCTCGCACCACTGCAAGCAGGTCAGCCATCGCCTTGGAGGCGATGACATCTGCCGAGTTCACCATGCGCGATGCGACGACGGAGGGCAGGAAGTCGAGCCCGCTCTCCTTGCTGCGCTGGATATGATAGCCGAACGAGCGCGGATCCTTGAGGGCTTCGACCAGGCCGGTCTTGGAATGGGGGGCCAGCGCCCTGGTCAGCGAGCGGGTATGGAGGTCGCCGTCGATCAGTAGCGTGCGATGTCCGGTCAACGCGGTCAGATGACCGAAATTGGCGGCAACCGTCGTTTTTCCCTCTTTCGGCAAGGACGACAGGATTCCAATGATCTTGACCTCGCGCGACAGGCGCGCGACGTCGATTGACACCTTGATGT includes the following:
- a CDS encoding acyltransferase family protein: MPLPGSERVNTEKSGSILGFNGLRGLSVVLVYLNHKCGLQFYSGSVGVWIFFILSGFLIIGELNRQRGKVGTAASRPAAEIVTFWVKRATRIFPAYYALLAILFLTRSYFQHAGPDLGFRYHVVYLSNYWIGSVIGGTAGPFGVLWTLSVEQQFYVIAPFLFILLPLERHFVTCMSVVVLGVISHFLMYSSGFNHTAIHTLSPWNFSLIAFGGALTILHLQRREWAPNGNGTFVCLLIVGFMLCSNGVIYDAPSYLSPAIDIAIGLCLVALIWWVRANQDSIFVQALEWKPLEHLGKISYGFYLVHNFIPNPLGKALTLYGGMSVPDSVKITAGAAIGFVISYAVAHVSWKYFESPILRSRRGLTKFFLQYLPENPSQGVPRTELK